One window of the candidate division WOR-3 bacterium genome contains the following:
- a CDS encoding T9SS type A sorting domain-containing protein, whose product MIRNLITLFFLLGLVFNAQGVEKEKVLHLSSSYSLPISFLTPDEYLLGPNDFSEDEETLHYDAEPDRGVNIRGTYCYAGGVRFTAPESLIILAVLFYLTDPADLAIVYIRDQRTELQPGPIIDSFRTNSGGQYVWKRANLPRPVIVPAGRDFWTTITVWHSANYYPLTLDLGPIVPTRGGFISIPTLETLWHQLTDPPFWTDRNWNIRAVVKWTGGTDIREGIKKGRGQLSFLPNPSRDGIEVNCLAKGEMVELRVYNHFGKLVYSERRKDGCFRLKELPAGVYLFRIKGKDFQEEKKLVIAR is encoded by the coding sequence ATGATAAGAAATTTAATCACCCTTTTCTTTCTCTTGGGGTTGGTTTTCAATGCCCAGGGAGTGGAAAAAGAGAAGGTTTTGCATCTCAGTTCGTCTTACTCTTTACCAATTTCTTTCCTCACTCCGGATGAATATCTTCTCGGGCCGAATGACTTTTCCGAAGATGAAGAGACCCTTCATTATGATGCGGAGCCCGACCGGGGAGTTAACATTAGAGGAACTTACTGTTATGCCGGTGGGGTTCGGTTTACCGCGCCGGAGAGTTTAATCATCCTGGCGGTATTATTCTATCTCACCGACCCCGCAGACTTAGCGATTGTTTATATTAGAGACCAAAGGACCGAATTGCAACCCGGACCAATCATTGATTCCTTTCGCACCAATAGTGGTGGGCAATATGTCTGGAAGCGCGCCAATCTTCCCCGACCGGTTATCGTTCCTGCGGGCAGGGACTTCTGGACAACAATTACCGTCTGGCATTCGGCAAACTATTATCCCCTAACCCTTGACTTAGGACCAATTGTACCAACCCGGGGCGGATTTATTTCTATCCCGACCTTAGAAACCCTCTGGCACCAATTGACCGACCCACCTTTTTGGACCGACCGTAATTGGAATATCCGAGCAGTGGTGAAATGGACCGGAGGAACCGATATTCGAGAGGGTATTAAGAAGGGGAGAGGACAATTGTCTTTTCTGCCCAATCCGAGTAGAGATGGGATAGAGGTCAATTGTCTGGCAAAAGGAGAGATGGTAGAACTAAGAGTTTATAATCACTTTGGGAAATTGGTATATTCAGAAAGAAGAAAGGATGGTTGTTTTCGGTTAAAAGAACTACCGGCGGGGGTCTATCTTTTCCGGATCAAAGGAAAGGATTTCCAAGAAGAGAAGAAGTTAGTGATTGCGAGATAG
- a CDS encoding S8 family serine peptidase, translated as MKIFFLFPLYLFAFPFYREPIKSSLPEIPNNLVWVFFTDKGFRTEREYEKILENFSCDLPIEVLEKRLQRMGEPYNFFDLPVFEGYINEIVARGGRLRNISNWLNAASFEIDKSILPEIYSLPFVYDIKPVAMKTFSIQEGERVLGDDSVIYGMSYQQIAMLGINKAHEKGIYGSNVKIGILDTGLKRKRSGPEDTTVHSAVENLKVFKEHDFLAGSDFYFAKRSRDFLPETTRIKNFKQIEDPEIGYLFLSTGDTLPILLFIADTLYLNYPKRALFYSFFNGYSWSLPGMIDLPNVVLHDLSLTYGNYLRTFFTLQGADYDERRNLNIFFGYFENGILKPVRSVENGRKPFILSNGEKVFLFFTNPDSVIKIKVGENLADSVIWQDARLVGIIPEKVKEFTGVANGSNIHLFALGLKTGKVYYFHSEDNGNTFTERTSPFSENCSQIRGYALGETILLFAKRYSPIPLQSLLFKKYLLGNWEEEKIILENLSWLGDFSFSYSDTLYLLLEREGKIEFCKSSNWEDWSVLPIDTSGFLYSPNILNYKGDILISYQKKGDDDTDYEPGEDYAEQPHHGTRMASLIAGYSRGNLIGVAPGCQLIVAKTEKLATKTGINYEFLIEEDNWVKGLEWAEANGADIISSSLGYRGWYTDSDFDGKTAVTSIAAGIAAKRGLVIVTAMGNRGRDSLTHPWPKTYLVAPGDAEGVLTIGGIKRDSTPWSGSGTGPTVDGRIKPDLVALSVDAIVACPYADGYYEYSTGTSAATALVAGLCALALEAHPNWNVDSLRNALFSTASRNTPDSIFGYGIPNIDSLLKVYPSTLPSYEKDEIGDIYPQPFILGKQEKVYFPILLRNLSYFVNIRIYDLRGKLVMEKEIRKKIPPGRYTGKEELENYGLFWDGKDKKGNFCASGLYLILLRTGFGRSVKKFVLLR; from the coding sequence ATGAAAATCTTTTTTCTTTTCCCTCTTTATCTCTTTGCCTTCCCTTTTTACCGGGAGCCGATAAAGAGCTCTTTGCCCGAAATTCCTAATAATCTGGTTTGGGTCTTCTTCACCGATAAAGGTTTTCGGACCGAGAGAGAATACGAAAAGATTTTAGAAAATTTCTCTTGTGATTTACCAATTGAGGTATTGGAAAAGAGACTCCAAAGGATGGGTGAACCTTATAACTTCTTTGACCTACCGGTCTTTGAAGGATATATCAATGAGATTGTCGCCCGGGGTGGCAGACTAAGGAATATCTCCAATTGGCTCAATGCGGCAAGTTTTGAGATTGATAAATCAATCTTACCCGAAATCTATTCTTTACCCTTTGTCTATGATATTAAACCGGTGGCGATGAAGACATTCTCTATTCAGGAAGGAGAAAGGGTCTTAGGAGATGATAGTGTCATCTACGGGATGTCCTATCAGCAGATTGCGATGCTCGGGATAAATAAGGCGCACGAAAAGGGGATCTATGGTTCCAATGTGAAGATTGGGATTTTGGATACCGGATTGAAAAGGAAAAGGTCTGGTCCAGAGGATACAACGGTGCACAGTGCGGTTGAAAATCTAAAGGTCTTTAAGGAGCATGACTTTTTGGCTGGTTCCGATTTCTATTTTGCTAAAAGAAGCAGAGATTTTCTACCCGAGACGACCCGGATAAAGAACTTTAAGCAGATTGAAGACCCGGAGATTGGTTATCTCTTTCTTTCTACCGGCGATACGCTACCCATCCTTCTCTTTATTGCCGATACCCTTTACCTCAACTATCCGAAAAGGGCTCTCTTCTATTCCTTCTTCAATGGATATAGTTGGAGTCTTCCGGGGATGATTGATTTGCCCAATGTTGTCCTTCACGACCTAAGCCTTACCTATGGCAATTACCTCCGGACCTTTTTTACCCTGCAAGGAGCGGATTATGACGAAAGGAGAAATCTTAATATCTTCTTTGGTTATTTTGAAAATGGGATATTAAAACCGGTCCGGAGTGTAGAAAATGGAAGAAAGCCATTTATTCTCTCTAATGGCGAAAAGGTATTCCTCTTCTTCACCAATCCCGATTCGGTAATTAAGATAAAGGTCGGTGAAAATTTAGCGGATTCCGTCATTTGGCAGGATGCGAGATTAGTAGGTATTATTCCGGAAAAGGTGAAGGAATTTACTGGTGTGGCGAATGGTTCTAATATTCACCTCTTCGCCTTAGGCTTAAAAACGGGTAAGGTCTACTATTTCCATTCCGAAGATAATGGTAATACCTTTACAGAAAGAACTTCTCCTTTCTCTGAAAACTGCTCTCAGATTAGAGGATACGCTCTCGGGGAGACAATTCTCCTCTTTGCCAAGAGATATTCACCAATCCCTTTACAATCTCTTCTTTTTAAGAAATACCTTTTAGGAAATTGGGAGGAAGAGAAGATAATCTTAGAGAATCTTTCTTGGTTAGGTGATTTCTCCTTCTCTTATTCTGATACCCTTTATCTCCTTTTGGAACGAGAGGGAAAGATTGAATTTTGTAAATCTTCTAATTGGGAAGATTGGTCAGTTTTGCCTATTGATACTTCTGGTTTTCTCTATTCACCCAATATCTTAAATTATAAGGGCGATATTTTAATTTCTTACCAAAAGAAAGGGGATGATGATACCGACTACGAACCGGGTGAGGATTATGCGGAGCAACCTCACCACGGAACGAGGATGGCTTCTCTGATTGCCGGTTATTCAAGAGGGAATCTGATTGGCGTCGCTCCGGGTTGTCAATTGATTGTGGCAAAGACCGAGAAACTGGCAACCAAGACCGGAATCAATTACGAGTTTCTAATTGAAGAAGATAATTGGGTGAAGGGTTTGGAATGGGCAGAGGCGAACGGCGCGGATATCATCTCAAGTTCCTTGGGTTATCGGGGCTGGTATACCGATAGCGATTTTGATGGCAAAACAGCGGTCACCTCAATTGCCGCAGGTATCGCTGCCAAGCGGGGTTTGGTAATCGTCACCGCGATGGGCAATCGGGGAAGGGATTCTTTAACCCATCCCTGGCCTAAAACCTATCTCGTTGCTCCGGGTGATGCAGAAGGTGTCTTAACGATTGGGGGGATAAAGAGGGATTCTACCCCTTGGTCGGGAAGCGGCACCGGCCCAACGGTTGATGGTCGGATAAAACCGGATTTGGTTGCCCTATCCGTTGATGCGATTGTTGCCTGTCCCTATGCCGATGGCTATTATGAATACTCAACCGGTACTTCCGCGGCTACCGCCTTGGTTGCCGGTCTCTGTGCTTTGGCATTAGAAGCCCATCCCAATTGGAATGTTGACAGTTTAAGAAATGCCTTATTTTCCACTGCCAGTCGGAATACTCCCGATTCCATCTTTGGCTATGGTATTCCCAATATTGATTCCTTATTAAAAGTCTATCCTTCAACCCTTCCTTCCTATGAGAAAGATGAGATTGGCGATATCTATCCCCAACCTTTTATTTTGGGAAAACAGGAGAAGGTCTATTTTCCAATCCTTTTACGGAATCTGAGTTATTTTGTGAACATCCGGATTTATGACCTTAGGGGAAAGTTGGTGATGGAGAAGGAGATAAGGAAGAAGATACCACCCGGGCGATATACCGGAAAGGAAGAGTTGGAAAACTATGGACTCTTTTGGGACGGGAAAGATAAGAAAGGGAATTTCTGCGCTTCCGGGCTTTATTTAATTCTCTTGCGCACTGGTTTTGGCAGGAGTGTAAAGAAATTT
- a CDS encoding peptidyl-prolyl cis-trans isomerase, which translates to MISKLRKRVKVIMFIVAFAFVGGFLLSEVWQLLRAGRFSRSPLQKGILGYVGKKPVTFTEYQNAYNYLLYRTLREKNAKDISEEERLALENQTWQYLVQEKNWEEVLKKAGITVTGQEIYEIMKANPPQELLERPELRDSAGNFDYQKYLALLQSRENQEYFTLYARELFEVLPKEKFRIDVKSSFRVTSGEVEERASLDNKKVRVSYIKISLQKFSSSEEKPTEKELRDYYEKNKKDFEIKPSATLKCLVFPVRISPADSEEAKKAIEDAYRQLQGGEDFVLTVMDFGDNPQDTFSFWLKFSQIDTNLTRIIKGVPVNKFSNIFQRGDTYQIIKVEQVEKDSVKIKRITSRIKLSSSTLAAIYDSMRTFIEKAGVDGFDTVAKSYGLFPIPLPPLVKGRGLSWPRLASPSQLEWFAFNSKPGSVSQPLRGWENEYYIFHLEKLEKAQYRPFEQVKNVIEFRVKREKDKKKLEEYAQKVYDKVLLRRSLEEVAKEESLEYQTKEFNSFQICRQTEGPEFAGAVYALEPGELAPLIITDWAAFIILSEGKEERKEGEKFDWESFLRNRVNSFTEQIFYEFTKIPEVKDFRASGGRME; encoded by the coding sequence ATGATTTCTAAATTACGAAAGAGAGTTAAGGTGATAATGTTTATTGTCGCCTTTGCCTTTGTCGGTGGTTTTTTACTTTCTGAGGTCTGGCAACTATTGCGCGCGGGAAGATTCAGTCGCTCGCCTTTACAAAAAGGGATCTTGGGTTATGTGGGGAAGAAACCAGTTACCTTCACCGAATACCAGAATGCCTATAACTATCTTTTATACCGAACCCTAAGAGAAAAGAATGCTAAGGATATTTCCGAAGAGGAGAGGTTGGCATTGGAAAATCAGACCTGGCAGTATCTGGTCCAAGAAAAAAACTGGGAAGAGGTCTTAAAGAAAGCCGGGATCACAGTAACCGGGCAAGAGATTTATGAGATAATGAAGGCAAATCCCCCTCAGGAATTATTGGAAAGACCGGAATTGAGAGATTCCGCGGGTAATTTTGATTACCAAAAATATCTGGCTTTACTGCAAAGTCGAGAGAATCAGGAATACTTTACCCTTTATGCCCGGGAATTATTTGAAGTTCTGCCGAAGGAGAAATTCCGGATTGATGTCAAGTCATCCTTTCGGGTAACGAGCGGCGAAGTGGAAGAGAGGGCGAGTTTAGATAATAAGAAGGTCCGGGTCTCCTACATTAAAATCAGCCTCCAGAAATTTTCTTCTTCCGAGGAAAAACCGACTGAGAAGGAGTTGAGGGATTATTATGAGAAAAATAAAAAGGATTTTGAGATTAAACCTTCTGCCACTCTGAAATGTTTGGTCTTCCCGGTAAGAATCTCACCGGCAGATTCCGAAGAGGCAAAAAAGGCGATTGAAGATGCCTACCGGCAACTGCAGGGTGGGGAGGATTTTGTCTTAACGGTAATGGATTTCGGTGATAATCCACAGGATACATTCTCCTTCTGGCTCAAATTTTCCCAGATTGATACCAATCTGACAAGAATAATTAAAGGGGTTCCGGTCAATAAGTTTTCCAATATCTTCCAGCGGGGTGATACTTATCAAATTATTAAGGTAGAACAGGTGGAAAAGGATAGTGTAAAGATAAAGAGGATTACATCCCGAATTAAACTCTCTTCTTCTACCTTGGCAGCGATTTACGATTCAATGCGCACCTTTATTGAAAAGGCAGGGGTTGATGGTTTTGATACCGTAGCCAAAAGTTATGGCCTCTTTCCCATTCCTTTACCCCCCTTAGTTAAGGGAAGGGGGCTTTCCTGGCCCAGATTAGCCAGTCCCAGCCAATTGGAATGGTTTGCCTTTAACTCTAAACCCGGCTCAGTTTCCCAACCATTAAGGGGCTGGGAAAATGAATATTACATCTTCCATCTGGAAAAATTAGAGAAGGCTCAATACCGACCTTTTGAGCAAGTGAAGAATGTGATAGAGTTTCGAGTAAAGAGGGAGAAAGATAAAAAGAAACTGGAAGAGTATGCGCAGAAGGTTTACGATAAGGTTCTTTTAAGACGCTCCTTAGAAGAGGTGGCAAAGGAGGAGAGTTTAGAATACCAGACTAAGGAATTTAATTCTTTTCAAATCTGCCGGCAGACCGAAGGACCGGAATTTGCCGGTGCTGTCTATGCCTTAGAACCCGGGGAGTTGGCGCCTTTAATCATCACCGATTGGGCAGCATTTATCATTCTCAGCGAAGGGAAAGAGGAAAGGAAAGAAGGCGAGAAATTTGATTGGGAAAGTTTTTTAAGGAATCGGGTAAACTCTTTTACCGAGCAGATTTTTTATGAGTTTACTAAAATACCTGAGGTGAAAGACTTCCGAGCAAGTGGCGGAAGAATGGAATAG
- a CDS encoding 4Fe-4S dicluster domain-containing protein: MNKTLSEIEEKSGQVISACIQCGRCSAACPLSKFMDLPPRTTIFFLQIGEIEKVFSTRGFWFCASCLSCGVRCPKEIDYYKIADALRQIYLMNNKTEPIVSPDNLNKEILEEAPQQLFISAFRKWTK; the protein is encoded by the coding sequence ATGAATAAGACATTAAGTGAGATTGAAGAGAAAAGCGGGCAAGTAATCTCCGCTTGTATCCAGTGCGGACGGTGTTCTGCCGCTTGTCCTTTAAGCAAATTTATGGACCTACCACCGCGCACTACTATTTTCTTTCTTCAAATTGGTGAAATAGAAAAAGTTTTTTCAACTCGCGGTTTCTGGTTTTGTGCCTCTTGTCTTTCCTGTGGCGTCCGTTGTCCCAAAGAGATTGACTACTATAAAATTGCCGATGCTTTGAGGCAGATCTATTTAATGAATAATAAAACCGAGCCCATCGTCTCTCCGGACAATCTTAATAAAGAGATTTTAGAAGAAGCACCCCAGCAGTTATTCATCTCCGCCTTTCGGAAATGGACGAAATAA